From Candidatus Thermoplasmatota archaeon, the proteins below share one genomic window:
- a CDS encoding circularly permuted type 2 ATP-grasp protein: protein MRLGAYDTEGFYDETFAPDGTPRPGNAFLVEAFSGFSEAELARRQRAADIAFLNQGITFTVYGDKAGREKIFPFDIVPRIVRWQEWTHVARGLEQRIRALNAFVADVYGEGRILKAGIVPEDLVRSSRGFRPRLVGVRPPRDVWCHVSGIDLVRHGDGALYVLEDNIRTPSGVSYVLENREIMKKVLPELFERANVQPVANYPNLLLETLTQLSDRRDPTVVVLTPGMYNSAYFEHSYLAQKMGIELVEGSDLVVDGDEVKMRTTRGLRRVDVIYRRIDDDFLDPKAFREDSLLGVAGLIDVFEKGNVALANAPGTGVADDKAVYPYVPKMIRFYLGETPVLPNVPTLVCWDDKERAEVLANLDKLVVKAANESGGYGMLVGPHATPDEREAFAKRIEENPRNYIAQPTLALSRVPTRVGGTFEGRHVDLRPYVLHGREIKVVPGGLTRVALRKGSLVVNSSQGGGSKDTWVLGPEGA, encoded by the coding sequence CTGAGGCTCGGCGCCTACGACACGGAAGGATTCTACGACGAGACGTTCGCCCCCGACGGCACGCCGCGGCCCGGGAACGCCTTCCTCGTCGAGGCCTTCTCGGGTTTCTCGGAGGCCGAGCTCGCCCGGCGGCAACGCGCGGCCGACATCGCGTTCCTCAACCAGGGCATCACGTTCACGGTGTACGGCGACAAGGCCGGGCGAGAGAAGATCTTCCCCTTCGACATCGTGCCGCGCATCGTGCGCTGGCAGGAATGGACCCACGTCGCGCGCGGCCTCGAGCAGCGCATCCGGGCGCTCAACGCCTTCGTCGCGGACGTGTACGGCGAAGGGCGCATCCTCAAGGCGGGCATCGTGCCCGAGGACCTCGTGCGATCGAGCCGCGGGTTCAGGCCCCGACTCGTCGGCGTGCGGCCGCCCCGCGACGTGTGGTGCCACGTGAGCGGCATCGACCTCGTGCGCCACGGCGACGGCGCGCTCTACGTGCTCGAGGACAACATCCGCACGCCCTCGGGCGTCTCGTACGTGCTCGAGAACCGGGAGATCATGAAGAAGGTCCTGCCGGAGCTCTTCGAGCGCGCGAACGTGCAACCGGTCGCGAACTATCCGAACCTGCTCCTCGAAACGCTGACGCAGCTCTCCGATCGTCGCGATCCGACCGTGGTCGTGCTCACCCCCGGCATGTACAACAGCGCCTACTTCGAGCATTCGTATCTCGCGCAGAAGATGGGCATCGAGCTCGTGGAAGGCAGCGACCTCGTGGTGGACGGGGACGAGGTCAAGATGCGGACGACGCGCGGCCTCCGGCGCGTGGACGTCATCTATCGGCGCATCGACGACGACTTCCTCGACCCGAAGGCCTTCCGCGAGGACAGCCTCCTCGGCGTCGCGGGCCTCATCGACGTGTTCGAGAAGGGGAACGTCGCGCTCGCGAACGCCCCCGGCACGGGCGTCGCGGACGACAAGGCCGTCTACCCCTACGTCCCGAAGATGATCCGATTCTACCTCGGCGAAACGCCTGTCCTCCCGAACGTTCCGACGCTCGTGTGCTGGGACGACAAGGAGCGCGCCGAGGTCCTCGCGAACCTCGACAAGCTTGTCGTGAAGGCCGCGAACGAATCGGGCGGCTACGGAATGCTCGTCGGGCCGCACGCGACGCCGGACGAGCGCGAAGCGTTCGCCAAGCGCATCGAGGAGAATCCGCGCAACTACATCGCCCAGCCGACGCTCGCGCTCTCGCGCGTTCCCACTCGGGTGGGGGGCACGTTCGAGGGGCGCCACGTCGATCTCCGCCCGTACGTGCTCCACGGCCGCGAGATCAAGGTCGTCCCCGGCGGCCTCACGCGCGTCGCGCTCAGGAAGGGCTCGCTCGTCGTGAACTCCAGCCAGGGAGGCGGGAGCAAGGACACGTGGGTCCTCGGCCCGGAGGGCGCCTGA
- a CDS encoding winged helix-turn-helix domain-containing protein, producing the protein MPGDDLLQLLSNPTNRAILAHLAVEPLYTRRLAELVGLSEEETSRRLRSFERLGVLAAEWANVGRTVRLYRLVRKSLVVNLTGDGLSIEGIDGDPMPAFLSESPPAVASIVGREVELEALSGLAMDRRAVCLHGLGGIGKTTLLAAFAARWPGPVAWRTAAPGESAPLLLARLASALRRKAPVEGLDDEDDTTLVHAVAHAASAQGALLVLDRAEVATDGAVDAFADVARRLRGGAAIVAARAFPRALPRDFASFELGGLTREDARRLLGATGAEAERADRLHARSAGHPLSLLLSRDRLASDSDDPFFLGDDVRAFLTDDVLAALPATDRDAVLALAVLEVPFSEKEAEDVAEVARGHDLLLRLAARGLATRTPDGWMVHDLVRSVLSPLAPRSARSRAAKMLMDDRDPARGLEALRLALAGEDPKAAGAVVVREAVERTYRFVEHGFGDAYARLLLEASETVASKEIRAAALIERANLARRDGGDSAALLARAEPFAPSRGPLAARFLIESAEEARRAGDPPRALALYDRAAAESTSPNLTADALLARALLLEETDGGRAREAHERALEAAEQTDDPRLISFAYSGAARAETQRGGDGRAWAEEALRLARVARNLRGEVLARTALTERAVIRGGPGEAALGLLHARETLAVARRLGDTWLLACALCDVAILATRSGHHDEALAAGKEGIEAARLVASPYLELGAASGFADACVATGRAPEGRDAIAAATATFESAVVETPPYLAFAWTSLAAAEEACGHAGAAAAAKRRAREVAGARSG; encoded by the coding sequence GTGCCCGGGGACGACCTCCTCCAGCTGCTCTCGAACCCGACCAACCGGGCGATCCTCGCGCACCTCGCGGTCGAGCCGCTCTACACGCGGCGTCTTGCGGAGCTCGTGGGCCTCTCCGAGGAGGAGACGTCCCGTCGCCTGCGGTCGTTCGAGCGACTCGGCGTCCTCGCGGCGGAATGGGCGAACGTGGGCCGCACGGTGCGGCTCTATCGCCTTGTCCGCAAGAGCCTGGTGGTCAACCTCACCGGAGATGGGCTGAGCATCGAAGGCATCGATGGGGATCCAATGCCCGCCTTCCTGTCCGAATCGCCGCCGGCCGTCGCCTCCATCGTCGGGCGCGAGGTCGAGCTCGAGGCGCTTTCGGGCCTCGCCATGGATCGTCGCGCCGTCTGCCTCCACGGGCTGGGCGGCATCGGGAAGACGACCCTGCTTGCCGCCTTCGCCGCGCGGTGGCCCGGGCCGGTCGCGTGGCGGACGGCGGCGCCGGGCGAATCGGCGCCGCTGCTCCTTGCCCGGCTCGCCTCCGCGCTGCGACGGAAGGCGCCCGTCGAAGGTCTCGACGACGAGGACGACACGACGCTCGTCCACGCTGTGGCGCACGCCGCCTCCGCGCAGGGGGCCCTCCTCGTGCTCGACCGCGCCGAAGTGGCGACGGACGGCGCCGTCGACGCCTTCGCGGACGTCGCGCGCCGCCTGCGCGGGGGCGCCGCCATCGTGGCCGCCCGCGCCTTTCCGCGCGCCCTTCCCCGCGACTTCGCATCCTTCGAGCTCGGGGGGCTCACCCGGGAGGACGCGCGGCGGCTTCTCGGCGCGACCGGCGCGGAGGCGGAGCGGGCCGATCGGCTCCACGCCCGGTCGGCGGGTCATCCGCTCTCGCTCCTGCTCAGCCGGGATCGGCTCGCGTCGGATTCGGACGACCCGTTCTTCCTGGGGGACGACGTGCGGGCCTTCCTGACCGACGATGTCCTCGCGGCCCTGCCCGCAACCGATCGGGACGCCGTCCTCGCGCTCGCCGTCCTCGAGGTCCCGTTCTCCGAGAAGGAGGCCGAAGACGTCGCGGAAGTCGCGCGCGGGCACGACCTCCTCCTGCGCCTCGCCGCGCGCGGACTGGCCACGCGCACGCCCGATGGATGGATGGTGCACGACCTCGTGCGCAGCGTCCTCTCGCCGCTCGCCCCCCGTTCGGCTCGGTCGCGCGCCGCGAAGATGCTCATGGACGACCGCGATCCCGCGCGGGGCCTGGAGGCCTTGCGGCTCGCGCTTGCCGGGGAGGATCCGAAGGCCGCAGGCGCGGTCGTCGTGCGGGAGGCCGTGGAGCGGACGTACCGCTTCGTGGAGCACGGCTTCGGGGACGCGTATGCCCGGCTCCTTCTCGAGGCCTCTGAGACCGTTGCATCCAAGGAGATCCGCGCGGCGGCGCTCATCGAGCGGGCGAACCTCGCTCGGCGGGACGGAGGCGACAGCGCCGCCCTCCTTGCGCGGGCCGAACCCTTCGCGCCCTCCCGGGGCCCCCTCGCGGCGCGTTTCCTGATCGAGAGCGCCGAAGAGGCCCGTCGCGCGGGGGATCCCCCGCGCGCGCTCGCCCTCTACGATCGCGCGGCCGCCGAGTCGACATCCCCCAATCTCACGGCCGACGCGCTGCTTGCGCGCGCGCTGCTTCTGGAGGAGACGGATGGCGGTCGCGCGCGAGAGGCCCACGAGCGCGCGCTCGAGGCCGCGGAGCAGACCGACGATCCGAGGCTCATCTCGTTCGCCTACAGCGGCGCGGCGCGCGCCGAAACGCAACGGGGCGGGGACGGCCGGGCCTGGGCCGAGGAGGCGCTGAGGCTCGCGCGCGTCGCGCGCAACCTGCGCGGAGAGGTCCTCGCGCGCACGGCGCTCACCGAGAGGGCCGTGATCCGCGGCGGTCCCGGGGAGGCCGCGTTAGGGCTTCTCCACGCGCGCGAGACGCTCGCGGTCGCGCGCCGCCTCGGCGACACGTGGCTTCTGGCCTGCGCGCTCTGCGACGTCGCGATCCTCGCCACGAGGTCGGGACATCACGACGAAGCCCTGGCCGCGGGCAAGGAGGGGATCGAGGCGGCCCGGCTTGTCGCAAGCCCGTATCTCGAGCTTGGAGCCGCCTCGGGGTTCGCGGATGCGTGCGTCGCGACGGGCCGCGCGCCCGAGGGCCGCGACGCGATCGCGGCCGCGACCGCGACGTTCGAGTCGGCGGTCGTCGAGACGCCGCCGTATCTCGCCTTCGCATGGACCTCGCTCGCCGCGGCGGAGGAGGCGTGCGGGCACGCGGGGGCCGCGGCCGCCGCGAAGCGTCGGGCGCGCGAGGTCGCGGGCGCGCGGTCGGGGTGA
- a CDS encoding methyltransferase domain-containing protein has protein sequence MTAQPLPPDRTPSGWGRVAEAYDARVTPVFVQFAKDALRLTGLAAGERVLDVAAGTGALSIEAARRGARVLATDFAPEMIAQLEARARREKVDVETRVMDGQALAVDPASFDAAYSVFGLIFFPDRAAGFRGMRRALKPGGRCAVVAWSTPDRLDWFAAFGAAMKRTFPDHPPPPSPPAVFSLSDPGRLRREMEDAGFVDVRVETVRHPWIVPSLSEEWPTLTTTNPVVPAFLTGLSPGEVERLRVAVLEASARFARPDGAIEMWGEAHVATGRA, from the coding sequence ATGACCGCACAACCCCTTCCTCCGGACCGCACGCCTTCGGGCTGGGGGCGCGTCGCCGAGGCCTACGACGCGCGCGTCACCCCGGTCTTCGTCCAGTTCGCGAAGGATGCGCTGCGTCTCACCGGTCTTGCGGCCGGCGAGCGCGTTCTCGACGTGGCGGCAGGCACCGGCGCGCTCTCGATCGAGGCCGCCCGCCGCGGCGCGCGCGTCCTCGCCACGGATTTCGCGCCCGAGATGATCGCGCAGCTCGAGGCGCGCGCGAGGCGCGAGAAGGTCGACGTCGAGACGCGCGTGATGGATGGCCAGGCCCTCGCGGTCGACCCCGCGAGCTTCGACGCCGCCTATTCGGTCTTCGGGCTCATCTTCTTCCCCGACCGCGCCGCCGGATTCCGGGGAATGAGGCGCGCGCTCAAACCCGGCGGCCGATGTGCGGTCGTCGCATGGTCGACCCCGGACCGGCTCGACTGGTTCGCGGCCTTCGGAGCCGCCATGAAGCGTACCTTCCCGGACCACCCCCCGCCGCCCTCGCCGCCCGCGGTCTTCAGCTTGTCCGATCCCGGTCGCCTGAGGCGGGAGATGGAGGACGCGGGGTTCGTCGACGTCCGGGTGGAGACCGTCCGCCACCCGTGGATCGTGCCGTCGCTTTCCGAGGAGTGGCCGACGCTCACCACGACGAATCCGGTCGTCCCCGCATTCTTGACCGGTCTCTCGCCGGGCGAGGTGGAGCGGCTGCGCGTCGCGGTCCTCGAGGCGAGCGCCCGCTTCGCGCGCCCCGACGGGGCCATCGAGATGTGGGGCGAGGCGCACGTCGCGACGGGCCGCGCTTAG
- a CDS encoding alpha-E domain-containing protein has protein sequence MLSRVASQVHWLNRYIERAENVARFIDVNLNLMLEMDAAHQQWMPLVATAGDEAAFAARYKEPSKANVIRFLTFDASNPNSILSCLRMARENARSVREIISSEMWTQVNVSYLAVEEAVAKGNVLDDPRDFFARVKMDSHLFGGIMDATMSHGEAWHFGRLGRLLERADKTARILDVKYYVLLPSLEDVGSPFDDLQWQAVLKSASALEMYRKERRRRITPRDVADFLILSRDFPRSIRSSLATAEESLHRITGTPGHAFRNAAEKRLGRLRSEFDYLEIEDVFAVGLHEFLQRVLSEIRYVGDGIHESFFAPRAIPAATRREAPQ, from the coding sequence ATGCTCTCCCGCGTCGCGAGCCAGGTGCACTGGCTCAACCGCTACATCGAGCGCGCGGAGAACGTCGCGCGCTTCATCGACGTGAACCTCAACCTGATGCTCGAGATGGACGCCGCGCACCAGCAATGGATGCCGCTCGTCGCGACCGCGGGCGACGAGGCGGCGTTCGCGGCGCGCTACAAGGAGCCGTCGAAGGCGAACGTCATCCGCTTCCTCACGTTCGACGCGTCGAACCCGAACTCGATCCTCTCCTGCCTCCGCATGGCGCGAGAGAACGCGCGAAGCGTCCGGGAGATCATCTCGAGCGAGATGTGGACCCAGGTGAACGTGAGCTACCTCGCGGTCGAGGAGGCGGTCGCGAAGGGGAACGTGCTCGACGACCCTCGAGACTTCTTCGCGCGGGTGAAGATGGACAGCCACCTCTTCGGCGGCATCATGGACGCGACGATGTCGCACGGCGAGGCGTGGCATTTCGGCCGCCTCGGCAGGCTGCTCGAGCGCGCGGACAAGACGGCGCGCATCCTCGACGTGAAGTACTACGTTCTCCTCCCGAGCCTCGAGGACGTCGGGAGCCCCTTCGACGACCTGCAGTGGCAGGCGGTCCTCAAATCCGCAAGCGCCCTCGAGATGTACCGCAAGGAGCGGCGCCGCCGGATCACGCCGCGCGACGTCGCAGACTTCCTCATCCTGTCGCGCGACTTCCCCCGCTCCATCCGAAGCTCGCTTGCGACCGCCGAGGAATCGCTCCATCGCATCACGGGAACCCCGGGCCACGCCTTCCGCAACGCGGCGGAGAAGCGGCTCGGCCGCCTGAGGAGCGAATTCGACTATCTGGAGATCGAGGACGTGTTCGCGGTCGGGCTCCACGAATTCCTCCAGCGCGTCCTGAGCGAGATCCGCTACGTGGGCGACGGCATCCACGAGAGCTTCTTCGCGCCGCGGGCGATCCCGGCCGCGACGCGCCGGGAGGCCCCGCAATGA
- a CDS encoding CBS domain-containing protein, with the protein MIVDSVMTRKVVTIAPRASAREASRLMRAKAIGCLVVVDGGAPLGVVTERDLAFRVLAEGRDPDGTRVADVMSAPVATVDPAASIEEAAMRMKQLGVKRLVVCLDGEVRGLVSATDIAYAEPEIARSFVDGWIKAQWRD; encoded by the coding sequence ATGATCGTCGATTCCGTCATGACCCGGAAGGTCGTGACGATCGCCCCGCGCGCCTCCGCCCGCGAGGCCTCGCGCCTCATGCGCGCGAAGGCGATCGGCTGCCTCGTCGTGGTCGACGGCGGGGCGCCGCTCGGCGTCGTGACCGAGCGCGACCTCGCGTTCCGCGTGCTTGCGGAAGGTCGCGACCCCGACGGGACCCGCGTCGCGGACGTGATGAGCGCGCCGGTCGCGACGGTCGATCCCGCCGCCTCGATCGAGGAGGCCGCGATGCGCATGAAGCAGCTCGGCGTGAAGCGTCTCGTCGTCTGCCTCGACGGGGAGGTGAGGGGACTCGTGTCCGCGACCGACATCGCGTACGCGGAGCCCGAGATCGCGCGGAGCTTCGTCGATGGCTGGATCAAGGCGCAGTGGCGCG
- a CDS encoding ABC transporter permease, producing the protein MNVGSPGLGQRARWAVSDTMLLTWRNLMHYVRIPQLIVFAIIQPIMFTVLFAYVFGGAISTPGGSYVDFLIPGIIVQTVVFGSLMSGISIVEDVQKGVMDRFRSLPIARGTVLAARTLSDTLRNTLSVFIMAGVGYLIGYRFHGTVGDAVLGLAITVAVGLAFSWIAATIGLLVRDTQTAEIAGFTWAFPLVFASSIFVPIDTMPAWLRAFAEQSPITLAADAVRAASFGTPMGDAGWLTLLWCAGITAVFGFLAVRRFSRLT; encoded by the coding sequence GTGAACGTCGGGTCCCCCGGCCTCGGCCAGCGCGCCCGATGGGCCGTCTCCGACACGATGCTGCTCACGTGGCGGAACCTCATGCATTACGTGCGCATCCCGCAGCTCATCGTCTTCGCGATCATCCAGCCGATCATGTTCACGGTGCTTTTCGCGTACGTCTTCGGGGGCGCCATCTCGACGCCCGGCGGATCGTACGTGGACTTCCTCATCCCCGGCATCATCGTGCAGACGGTCGTCTTCGGCTCGCTCATGAGCGGCATCAGCATCGTCGAGGACGTCCAGAAGGGCGTCATGGACCGCTTCCGCTCCCTCCCGATCGCGCGCGGGACCGTCCTCGCCGCGAGGACGCTGAGCGACACCCTGCGCAACACGCTCTCCGTGTTCATCATGGCGGGCGTCGGCTACCTCATCGGCTACCGCTTCCACGGCACGGTCGGAGACGCGGTCCTCGGTCTCGCGATCACGGTCGCGGTCGGGCTCGCGTTCTCGTGGATCGCCGCGACGATCGGGCTTCTCGTGCGCGACACGCAGACCGCCGAGATCGCGGGCTTCACGTGGGCGTTTCCGCTCGTCTTCGCGTCGAGCATCTTCGTCCCGATCGACACGATGCCCGCGTGGCTCAGGGCCTTCGCCGAGCAGAGCCCCATCACCCTCGCGGCCGACGCCGTGCGGGCGGCCTCCTTCGGTACCCCCATGGGCGACGCGGGTTGGTTGACGCTCCTCTGGTGCGCGGGGATCACGGCCGTCTTCGGGTTCCTCGCGGTGCGGCGCTTCTCGCGGCTCACCTGA
- a CDS encoding ATP-binding cassette domain-containing protein yields the protein MAEPVIVARDIRKAYGRTEALKGVDLEVREGTILGLLGPNGAGKTTLVRILATLLRADGGVATVAGLDVAREASALRRVIGLAGQYAAVDESLTGRENVVLAARLHHLPKAEARRRADDLLARFDLLEAADRPARTYSGGMRRRLDLAASLVGDPTVLFLDEPTTGLDPRSRLALWSIIDGLRREGKTILLTTQYLEEADRLADRIAVVDRGVIIAEGTASELKRKVGGDVVEVHLSDPAQAEAAQVALAPLGATVDAARLRAHLPATEGTRTLAAAVRALDEAKIETTDIALRRPSLDDVFLAITGRAAEAEEGSA from the coding sequence GTGGCAGAACCCGTCATCGTCGCCCGCGACATCCGCAAGGCGTACGGCAGGACCGAGGCCCTGAAGGGCGTCGACCTCGAGGTCCGCGAGGGCACCATCCTGGGGCTCCTCGGCCCGAACGGCGCCGGCAAGACGACGCTCGTCCGCATCCTTGCGACGCTCCTCCGCGCCGACGGCGGCGTCGCCACGGTCGCGGGCCTGGACGTCGCGCGCGAAGCGTCCGCGCTCCGCCGCGTCATCGGCCTCGCGGGACAGTACGCGGCCGTCGACGAGTCGCTCACGGGCCGCGAGAACGTCGTCCTCGCGGCGCGCCTCCACCACCTCCCGAAGGCCGAGGCGCGCCGCCGCGCCGACGACCTCCTCGCGCGATTCGATCTCCTCGAGGCGGCCGACCGCCCCGCGCGGACGTACTCGGGAGGCATGCGCCGCCGGCTCGACCTCGCGGCGAGCCTCGTCGGCGACCCGACCGTGCTCTTCCTCGACGAGCCGACGACGGGCCTCGACCCGCGCTCGCGCCTCGCGCTCTGGTCCATCATCGACGGGCTGCGCCGCGAAGGAAAGACGATCCTCCTCACGACGCAGTACCTCGAGGAGGCGGACCGGCTTGCGGACCGCATCGCCGTCGTGGACCGCGGCGTCATCATCGCGGAAGGCACCGCGAGCGAGCTCAAGCGGAAGGTCGGCGGCGACGTGGTCGAGGTGCACCTCTCGGACCCGGCGCAGGCCGAGGCCGCGCAAGTCGCGCTCGCCCCGCTCGGCGCCACGGTCGACGCGGCGCGCCTGAGGGCGCACCTTCCCGCGACGGAGGGCACGCGGACGCTTGCGGCCGCCGTGCGCGCGCTCGACGAGGCGAAGATCGAGACGACGGACATCGCGCTGAGGCGCCCGAGCCTCGACGACGTCTTCCTCGCGATCACGGGCCGCGCGGCCGAGGCCGAGGAGGGGTCCGCGTGA
- a CDS encoding VOC family protein — MSIVRELDCITLHVTDLEASRRFYRDVMGFRELVFAQGLLVFALPGGARLSMHVQEPGEPGRPAGTVSGLMFGVDDCAKAVEALRGRGADVLEGPWKAPWGPTYATVADPSGNEFLLIERDRPLPAP; from the coding sequence ATGTCCATCGTCCGGGAACTCGACTGCATCACGCTCCACGTGACCGACCTCGAGGCCTCGCGCCGGTTCTACCGCGACGTCATGGGGTTTCGCGAGCTCGTCTTCGCGCAAGGCCTCCTCGTCTTCGCGCTTCCGGGGGGCGCGCGCCTCTCGATGCACGTGCAGGAGCCCGGCGAACCGGGCCGCCCCGCCGGCACGGTGAGCGGGCTCATGTTCGGGGTCGACGACTGCGCGAAGGCCGTCGAGGCGCTGCGCGGCCGCGGCGCCGACGTGCTCGAAGGCCCCTGGAAGGCGCCTTGGGGGCCCACCTACGCGACGGTCGCGGACCCGAGCGGCAACGAGTTCCTGCTCATCGAGCGGGACCGGCCGCTCCCGGCGCCGTGA
- a CDS encoding transglutaminase family protein, producing MRIRIAHRTAYSYSAPVRLDPQVVRLKPATDARQRLLSWALAVDPADAKVAEALDASGFWATTLATEAGLERFVLETESLVETMPLPPIDSAPRLPWRDPALLPEGARAWRLPRDEDPEVVRFALDVAQGASWETLPFLGDLARRIHTTHQHRVRHEGSPWTPRATLDAREGACRDFAVLFVAACRLLGVPARFVSGYRVIEATRQGQELHAWAEAWIPGHGWRGFDPTDGRPVEDRHVAVAAGSVAEAAPVTGTFWGPAGVVSRLETRVDARIE from the coding sequence ATGAGGATCCGGATCGCCCACCGCACGGCCTACAGCTACTCGGCGCCGGTGCGCCTCGATCCCCAGGTCGTGCGGCTCAAGCCCGCGACCGACGCCCGCCAACGCCTCCTTTCCTGGGCCCTCGCGGTCGATCCCGCCGACGCCAAGGTCGCGGAGGCCCTCGATGCCTCGGGCTTCTGGGCGACGACCCTCGCGACCGAGGCCGGGCTCGAGCGATTCGTCCTCGAAACGGAATCCCTCGTCGAGACGATGCCCCTTCCCCCCATCGATTCCGCGCCGCGTCTGCCGTGGCGGGACCCCGCGCTCCTTCCAGAAGGCGCCCGCGCCTGGCGCCTGCCGCGCGACGAGGACCCCGAGGTCGTGCGGTTCGCCCTCGACGTCGCCCAGGGGGCCTCCTGGGAGACGCTCCCCTTCCTCGGCGACCTCGCGAGGCGCATCCACACCACGCACCAGCACCGGGTCCGCCACGAAGGATCGCCGTGGACGCCGCGCGCGACGCTCGACGCTCGGGAGGGCGCCTGCCGCGATTTCGCCGTCCTCTTCGTGGCCGCCTGTCGCCTCTTGGGCGTTCCCGCGAGATTCGTGAGCGGATATCGCGTGATCGAGGCCACGCGCCAGGGCCAGGAGCTGCACGCGTGGGCCGAAGCCTGGATTCCCGGGCACGGTTGGCGGGGGTTCGATCCCACGGATGGACGCCCCGTCGAGGACCGCCACGTCGCCGTCGCGGCAGGCTCCGTGGCCGAGGCCGCGCCCGTGACGGGAACGTTCTGGGGGCCCGCGGGCGTCGTCTCCCGCCTCGAGACGCGCGTCGACGCGCGGATCGAGTGA